Below is a genomic region from Telmatobacter sp. DSM 110680.
TCGTCAAAACCAAGGCCGATTACCTGGTTGCGGGGCGATCCCTGCCTGCTTTCGTTCTCGTTCTCACGCTGCTTACTTCGTGGATCGGTGCAGGCTCTCTGTTCGCGGGCGCTGAAAACGCCTACAAGAATGGATTCGCAGCCTTGTGGCAGCCGGCAGGTGGATGGCTCGGACTGCTGCTCATCTATTTCATCGCTCCGCGCGCGCGCAAATTCGCACAGTTCACATTGCCAGACCTGCTTGAGGCACGCTACAACCAGGTCGCCCGCGTGCTCGGCACGTTTGCAATTCTCTTCGCCTACGTTGGAATCACCAGTTATCAATTCAAAGGCGGCGGCGACGTTCTGCATCTCATCTTTCCAGACACGGTCTCCTCAGAACTCGGTACCTACATCATTGCGGTCTTCGTCATCGTCACCACTGCGTTAGCGGGCATGTCCTCGGTGGCTTACATGGATGTGGCGATCGGCTCCCTGGTGACAGTCATTTGCCTCATTGCAGCGCCTTACCTGTTTCTCCAGGCAGGCGGATGGGCCGGTCTGCACTCCGTTCTTCCGCCACAGTATTTCGAGGTGCTCGGCAACTATCGCCTCTCCCCCACCGGTGCCGAACTACCAGTCGCCATGGGCCTGATTCGCGCTCTCGAATTCCTTGTTCCGACCATGCTGCTGATGTTGGGAAACCAGGTGATGTATCAGAAGTTCTTCTCCGCAAGGAGCGAAAAGGACGCGCGCTATTCCGTAGTCGGCTGGATCATCGGCACGCTAGTTCTTGAAACCCTCATCGTCGCGATCGCCGTCTTTGGACGCGCCCTTTATCCCACCGGCGAAGTTGCTCTCCATCCGCGCGAGATCATCCCTTACACCGCGCGGCACGGACTCCCCGCGGTACTCGGTGCGGTTCTGTTGGGCGCAGTGTTTGCCAAGGTCATCTCCACCGCTTCGAACTACCTTTTCTCGCCGGCGACCAATCTCGTCAACGATGTGTTTGTGCGTTATATCGCACCCGACGCTTCAAACAAACGGGTGCTCATTATCTCGCGTCTTGCAGTTGTACTGCTTGGCTGCTGGGCTCTCTATCAGGCCGTGTATGCAGAAAGCATTCTGCAAAAAATGCTGTGGGCTTACACCATCTACTCCGCCGCGCTCACACCAGTTGTTCTCGCTGCTTTCTATTCCAAGCGCGCTACAGCCTGGGGAGCGGTCGCCGCCATCGCCGGTGGAACGGTGGTCACGCTCGCCTGGGATCTTCCCTTCGTCAAAGCTCTCTTCCCGCACATCATTGCTGATCGCGACGCAATTTTCCCTGCGCTGTTCGTAGCTGTTACCGCTCTGATCGTGGTCAGCCTGTTTACTGCGCCTCCGCGAGAATCTCAACTCGCGCAATTCGCTGATTAGCGACTCAGCATCGTCAACCGTATCACCGTCGATAGCCGCAAC
It encodes:
- a CDS encoding sodium:solute symporter family protein yields the protein MSHLYVAVLVVIVTVLLSVAIFRTTLVKTKADYLVAGRSLPAFVLVLTLLTSWIGAGSLFAGAENAYKNGFAALWQPAGGWLGLLLIYFIAPRARKFAQFTLPDLLEARYNQVARVLGTFAILFAYVGITSYQFKGGGDVLHLIFPDTVSSELGTYIIAVFVIVTTALAGMSSVAYMDVAIGSLVTVICLIAAPYLFLQAGGWAGLHSVLPPQYFEVLGNYRLSPTGAELPVAMGLIRALEFLVPTMLLMLGNQVMYQKFFSARSEKDARYSVVGWIIGTLVLETLIVAIAVFGRALYPTGEVALHPREIIPYTARHGLPAVLGAVLLGAVFAKVISTASNYLFSPATNLVNDVFVRYIAPDASNKRVLIISRLAVVLLGCWALYQAVYAESILQKMLWAYTIYSAALTPVVLAAFYSKRATAWGAVAAIAGGTVVTLAWDLPFVKALFPHIIADRDAIFPALFVAVTALIVVSLFTAPPRESQLAQFAD